In the genome of Terribacillus sp. FSL K6-0262, one region contains:
- a CDS encoding ABC-F family ATP-binding cassette domain-containing protein, producing the protein MKELIKLQQVSYMYGERPIIQGANAAIHQGDIVGITGRNGAGKSTLLQLLAGTKQMTEGSLWKADSLGIELVEQESDCYSSDSLGSEAAILLSKWRVPSVPYHRMSGGEKLKARLAHGFSSKAEVLMLDEPTNHLDEDSVQLLIEQIQKSNKTILIVSHDRYFLDQVSVKIWAIEDQDLHTFTGNYTAYIDHRQKEKAAQQYAYDKQQKRIRQVEGQIASLKNWSTRAHAQSTKQEFAKEYYRKKAKRMDKAVKSKQKRLEKELKKEKAEAIVPERAVSFELHTAGRTGKRFLECKNVTKQFDGKTLFRNANFTIMHGERISLQGPNGSGKTTFFRMIADDEPYTGEIWISPSANIGYLSQDVHDLPLEKTPAEIFHQQTFADRGRVQTLLLHLGFEIDSWTLPIGEMSMGERVKLKLMQHILTDKDVLLLDEPTNHMDLPSREQLEQTLAAYSGTLLVITHDRYFREKVTDTQLIIQDGKLNKKLSTAATTTTEDGIQLMQLENERQEVLGKLSMLTPGDTAYEDLDDRFNQLTKIIRQLKN; encoded by the coding sequence GTGAAAGAACTGATCAAATTACAGCAAGTCAGCTATATGTACGGAGAGCGTCCCATTATACAGGGGGCGAATGCAGCAATCCATCAAGGTGATATCGTCGGGATAACTGGAAGGAATGGCGCTGGAAAGAGCACATTATTGCAATTGCTGGCTGGAACCAAGCAAATGACAGAGGGGTCCTTATGGAAGGCGGATTCCCTCGGGATAGAATTGGTCGAACAGGAGAGTGACTGCTATTCTTCCGACTCACTTGGGTCTGAAGCAGCTATTTTACTCAGTAAGTGGCGAGTTCCATCCGTTCCTTACCATCGGATGAGTGGCGGAGAGAAACTGAAAGCAAGGCTTGCGCACGGATTTTCGAGTAAAGCGGAAGTTTTGATGCTGGATGAACCAACTAATCACCTGGATGAAGATAGTGTCCAGCTGCTGATAGAACAAATCCAAAAATCAAACAAAACGATACTGATTGTGTCACATGACAGGTATTTTCTCGATCAAGTGTCTGTAAAGATATGGGCTATCGAAGATCAAGATCTTCATACTTTCACGGGAAATTATACTGCCTATATAGATCATCGCCAAAAGGAAAAAGCGGCCCAGCAGTATGCCTATGACAAACAGCAAAAACGCATCCGGCAAGTAGAAGGACAAATCGCTTCCCTGAAAAACTGGAGCACAAGAGCACATGCTCAATCCACCAAACAGGAATTTGCCAAAGAGTACTACCGAAAAAAGGCCAAAAGAATGGATAAGGCAGTAAAATCCAAACAAAAACGATTGGAAAAAGAACTGAAAAAAGAAAAGGCCGAGGCCATCGTGCCGGAGCGAGCTGTATCGTTTGAGCTGCATACTGCCGGCAGAACCGGCAAACGATTTTTGGAATGCAAAAACGTAACCAAGCAATTTGATGGGAAAACATTATTCCGGAATGCCAATTTTACCATCATGCACGGTGAAAGAATCAGCTTGCAGGGACCGAATGGTTCCGGAAAAACAACTTTCTTCCGCATGATTGCGGATGATGAACCTTACACAGGAGAGATTTGGATTTCCCCATCAGCAAACATCGGCTACCTTTCACAAGATGTTCATGACCTCCCTTTGGAAAAGACACCGGCCGAGATATTTCATCAGCAGACGTTTGCCGACAGGGGAAGGGTCCAGACACTGCTTCTGCATCTTGGCTTTGAAATAGACAGCTGGACCCTCCCGATTGGAGAAATGAGTATGGGGGAAAGAGTGAAATTGAAGCTGATGCAGCATATATTGACTGACAAGGATGTCCTTTTGCTGGATGAACCTACAAATCACATGGACCTCCCGTCCCGTGAGCAGCTGGAACAGACACTTGCAGCTTACAGCGGAACATTGCTTGTCATCACCCATGATCGTTATTTCCGGGAGAAAGTGACAGATACACAGCTGATCATCCAGGATGGTAAACTAAACAAAAAATTAAGTACAGCAGCCACAACGACGACGGAGGACGGTATACAGCTGATGCAGCTGGAAAACGAGCGTCAGGAAGTATTGGGTAAGCTGAGTATGCTGACACCTGGAGATACGGCGTACGAGGATTTGGATGATCGTTTTAATCAACTGACAAAAATAATTAGACAACTGAAGAATTAG
- a CDS encoding amidohydrolase, which produces MSKKDLLTILKELENVIGSLALDIWQNPQIAYEETYASAAQKKILSDAGFLITDSIGGMQTAFYAEYGKGHPIIGILGEFDALPGLSQSSKPYKDPVVENGPGHACGHHLLGTAGVETVLALKELIDQGKVSGTIRYYGCPAEEVLSGKTFMAREGVFDDLDCCLTWHPSTSNVVQNYSTQAMISIKYRFHGVPAHAAGAPHAGRSALDAVEIMNIGANYLREHLADGTRIHYAITNGGQAPNIVPDEAEVWYYLRGSDRDQVEDMLSRLHDIAKGAALITGTSTSHELLANCYHMLTNDTLDILNYRNMEDYPMESFTSDETAYAAILRKSMDPKLIEASRRQLQLDPNDILPTKNFYDVKLKDSTMPGSTDVADVSWIAPLASIGTTCGPIGTQVHAWQATAVFGTSIGLKGMHYAARIMALTAYDLLTEPALVEQAKAEFAEATSGRPYQAGLEESILAPGTERKEQLI; this is translated from the coding sequence ATGAGTAAAAAAGATTTGCTTACGATCCTGAAAGAGCTGGAGAATGTCATAGGAAGCCTTGCCCTTGATATTTGGCAAAACCCTCAAATCGCTTATGAGGAGACATATGCGAGTGCGGCTCAGAAGAAGATCCTCTCCGATGCAGGTTTCCTTATCACAGATAGCATCGGCGGTATGCAGACAGCCTTTTATGCAGAATATGGCAAAGGCCATCCGATCATCGGCATCCTAGGTGAATTCGATGCATTGCCAGGTCTGTCCCAATCCAGTAAGCCTTATAAAGATCCAGTCGTGGAGAACGGCCCCGGCCATGCCTGCGGTCATCACTTACTCGGCACTGCAGGTGTCGAGACTGTATTGGCACTAAAGGAGCTGATCGATCAAGGAAAGGTGAGCGGCACGATTCGCTATTATGGCTGCCCGGCTGAAGAGGTACTCTCCGGCAAGACATTCATGGCGAGGGAAGGGGTATTCGACGACTTGGACTGCTGCCTTACCTGGCATCCAAGTACAAGTAATGTGGTCCAGAATTACAGCACCCAGGCAATGATTTCGATTAAATATCGTTTCCACGGTGTACCTGCTCATGCGGCAGGCGCCCCTCACGCAGGCCGAAGCGCACTGGATGCAGTGGAAATCATGAATATAGGCGCGAACTATCTCCGGGAGCATCTGGCTGACGGCACGAGAATCCATTATGCCATCACAAACGGCGGCCAAGCACCGAATATCGTACCTGATGAGGCGGAAGTATGGTATTATCTGCGCGGGTCCGACCGCGACCAAGTGGAGGATATGCTTTCCCGTTTGCATGATATAGCCAAAGGGGCGGCATTGATCACTGGAACGTCTACCTCACATGAACTATTGGCCAATTGCTATCATATGCTGACTAATGACACATTGGATATATTGAATTACCGCAATATGGAGGATTATCCAATGGAAAGCTTCACCTCGGATGAAACTGCATATGCTGCCATACTGCGAAAATCGATGGATCCCAAGCTGATCGAGGCATCCCGCCGTCAGCTGCAGCTTGATCCGAATGATATCCTTCCGACAAAGAATTTCTATGATGTGAAACTGAAAGACTCCACTATGCCTGGTTCGACGGATGTGGCTGATGTCAGCTGGATTGCACCTTTGGCCAGTATCGGCACGACATGCGGCCCGATCGGCACCCAGGTGCATGCTTGGCAAGCAACTGCAGTATTTGGAACGAGCATCGGACTAAAAGGGATGCATTATGCTGCGCGAATCATGGCTTTGACCGCATATGACCTGCTGACCGAACCAGCCCTTGTGGAGCAAGCGAAAGCGGAGTTTGCGGAAGCGACTTCCGGCAGACCTTATCAGGCCGGTCTTGAGGAGAGCATACTCGCACCAGGAACAGAACGGAAAGAGCAATTGATTTAA
- a CDS encoding small-conductance mechanosensitive channel: MAKTAEQVAVQERLIETQEQTFDAFHTNAHFWGRLTIGCVIVLSAALPLYLSFVEGYHPGWQAIFAAFLAYIALVGFAWVVEPVSYYATLGVSGTYLSFLTGNIANMCLPSAAAAQQVIGADPGTRKGEVAATLAIAAASFMNIAVLIPVILAGSYILSVIPESLQAAFTYIIPAIFGGMIAQLSMKKPLFGAIGIVFGILMTQLPIPVFFKGLVCMFLTVILCVLLENKQVKKSPDEGEMIHE, encoded by the coding sequence ATGGCCAAAACAGCCGAGCAGGTAGCAGTACAGGAACGCCTCATCGAAACACAGGAGCAGACCTTTGATGCTTTCCATACGAATGCCCACTTTTGGGGAAGGCTTACAATCGGCTGTGTAATTGTCTTATCGGCAGCATTGCCGCTTTATCTCTCGTTCGTCGAAGGCTATCACCCGGGCTGGCAGGCCATTTTCGCAGCCTTTCTCGCATATATCGCCTTGGTTGGTTTTGCTTGGGTGGTAGAGCCCGTCAGTTATTATGCAACCCTTGGTGTTTCCGGTACTTATTTGAGTTTCCTCACCGGGAATATAGCCAATATGTGTTTGCCCTCTGCAGCAGCTGCTCAGCAGGTTATCGGAGCAGATCCTGGTACGAGGAAAGGAGAAGTGGCAGCCACGTTGGCTATTGCCGCTGCCAGCTTTATGAATATAGCTGTACTCATTCCGGTCATCCTGGCTGGTTCCTATATCCTTTCTGTCATACCGGAGTCCTTACAAGCAGCATTCACCTACATCATTCCTGCCATTTTTGGGGGGATGATCGCACAATTATCCATGAAAAAGCCTCTGTTCGGCGCCATCGGCATCGTTTTCGGCATCCTGATGACACAGCTGCCGATTCCAGTATTCTTCAAAGGATTGGTCTGCATGTTCCTTACAGTGATTCTTTGTGTCCTTTTGGAAAACAAGCAAGTAAAGAAAAGTCCCGATGAAGGAGAGATGATCCATGAGTAA
- a CDS encoding DUF5058 family protein gives MPISEIMNGGILWLFCLLVVSIVVFQGIVFVRSAFRARAAVGMTEQEARSAMKTGAIAAIGPSLGNIIIAVSLMTLIGNPLTMMRSAIIGSSATESLGAQMASSAYGTELGSASFGPEAFTTIAWTLCIGGTGWLIVTFFFTKSLGTFQKKITSRKNGTKKMVIISTAAMLGAFGYFAANEAVKSSGHSLVIMTSVLLTIVTLLAANKLQKNWLKEWALGFAIVGGLTVGYFIG, from the coding sequence TTGCCGATTTCCGAAATCATGAACGGCGGAATCTTATGGCTGTTCTGTCTGCTTGTCGTCAGTATTGTCGTGTTTCAAGGTATTGTCTTCGTACGATCTGCCTTTCGAGCCAGGGCTGCAGTTGGCATGACGGAGCAGGAAGCACGGAGCGCAATGAAAACAGGTGCTATTGCAGCTATCGGCCCGTCATTGGGTAATATCATCATTGCTGTCTCGCTGATGACATTGATCGGCAATCCGCTTACGATGATGCGCAGTGCCATCATTGGCTCATCGGCAACAGAATCACTCGGTGCCCAAATGGCCTCCAGTGCTTATGGCACGGAGCTAGGATCAGCCAGCTTCGGGCCAGAGGCTTTCACGACAATTGCCTGGACATTGTGTATCGGCGGTACAGGCTGGCTGATCGTCACATTTTTCTTTACGAAGTCATTGGGCACCTTCCAAAAGAAAATCACCTCAAGGAAAAATGGCACGAAGAAGATGGTAATCATTTCAACAGCGGCCATGCTTGGTGCCTTCGGCTATTTTGCAGCTAATGAAGCAGTGAAGAGCAGCGGTCACTCTCTTGTCATCATGACCAGTGTCCTCCTAACGATCGTCACCTTGCTGGCAGCCAATAAACTGCAGAAAAATTGGCTGAAAGAGTGGGCTTTGGGATTTGCCATCGTCGGCGGCCTGACAGTCGGCTACTTTATCGGATAA
- the spoVB gene encoding stage V sporulation protein B yields MGKQSLLKGTIILAVAACYSKLIGFINGIVLSRLLGPEGIGLAMMAMPVTGLLIAVTGFGLEVAVANLVAENNATNNRTRLRHVLSVSFLITGTLSIFTSLLLLGVVHFAPGILFADERAIYTFTAIIPIIPIVAISSILKGYFHGKQYMSPGAFASILEQSVQLVVTYMLVQYLLPYGLGVAAAGAVISMIIGEAISLGVLMIAFNKQKEFKWRFLHIIGDLLRDGRQHTRDLIRVALPNTGSHLVNSFAGVLLPIIITHSFLTAGLTAETATETYGLLMGYVMPLVFVPTFITHSLSTNLLPSISDLYARRQFQEMYSNINQVINVTMMICIPWALFLYFFATDLTGLFYHSEEAGLLIQKMIFCFMLSYLQIPLQAVLIGIGKSSVVLYNNLIAALASLLMIYFVASQPSMGVNGVILGMNLGEVLGTVLHFASLYQAVRFPFSFARFYKLLLAITCMASCAIFLYMTLDSYISNGYVLLSSVLVISAVFYLLLLHRFRLFKQEQ; encoded by the coding sequence GTGGGAAAACAATCATTATTGAAAGGTACGATCATTCTGGCTGTGGCTGCCTGCTACAGCAAACTGATTGGATTCATAAACGGGATCGTTTTGTCACGGCTGTTAGGACCCGAAGGAATCGGGCTTGCCATGATGGCAATGCCGGTAACTGGTCTCTTGATTGCAGTAACCGGTTTTGGGCTGGAGGTTGCTGTCGCCAATCTGGTGGCAGAGAATAATGCGACGAATAATCGGACAAGACTGCGGCACGTCCTTTCTGTTTCCTTTTTGATTACAGGAACATTGAGCATCTTTACATCCTTGCTGTTGCTTGGAGTGGTTCACTTTGCTCCTGGAATTTTGTTTGCCGATGAGCGGGCAATCTACACATTTACGGCAATCATACCGATCATCCCGATTGTTGCGATATCCTCCATTTTGAAAGGTTACTTCCATGGGAAACAGTATATGTCTCCTGGAGCCTTCGCTTCGATCCTGGAACAGAGCGTGCAGCTGGTTGTGACGTACATGCTCGTCCAATATCTGCTTCCATATGGGCTTGGCGTGGCAGCGGCCGGTGCAGTGATCAGCATGATCATCGGGGAAGCGATATCTTTGGGAGTATTGATGATCGCCTTCAACAAGCAGAAGGAATTCAAATGGCGTTTCCTGCATATCATCGGGGATCTCCTCCGGGATGGCAGACAGCATACCCGCGACCTCATCAGGGTTGCATTGCCGAATACCGGCAGCCATTTAGTCAATAGCTTTGCAGGCGTGCTGCTGCCGATCATCATCACCCACAGCTTTCTCACAGCCGGGCTGACTGCCGAGACTGCCACCGAAACATATGGTCTTTTAATGGGCTATGTCATGCCGCTCGTATTCGTCCCGACATTCATCACACACTCTTTATCGACAAACTTGCTCCCTTCCATCAGTGATTTGTATGCGCGCCGTCAATTCCAGGAAATGTACAGCAATATAAACCAGGTGATAAACGTCACGATGATGATCTGCATCCCTTGGGCACTGTTTCTTTATTTCTTCGCAACCGATTTGACGGGCTTGTTCTATCATTCAGAAGAAGCGGGCCTGCTCATCCAGAAGATGATCTTTTGCTTTATGCTCAGCTACTTGCAGATTCCGCTCCAGGCGGTGCTGATCGGAATCGGAAAAAGCAGTGTCGTCCTTTATAACAATCTGATTGCCGCACTTGCCAGTCTGCTGATGATTTACTTTGTCGCATCGCAGCCGAGCATGGGTGTGAATGGCGTCATACTCGGAATGAACCTGGGAGAGGTACTGGGCACAGTGCTCCATTTCGCCAGCCTTTATCAGGCTGTTCGTTTCCCTTTCAGCTTTGCCCGCTTCTATAAACTGCTTTTGGCCATCACCTGCATGGCATCCTGCGCGATCTTCTTGTATATGACGCTTGATTCTTATATTTCAAATGGCTATGTGCTGCTAAGCAGCGTATTGGTCATATCTGCCGTCTTTTATTTGCTCCTTCTCCACCGCTTTCGCCTGTTCAAACAAGAACAGTAG
- a CDS encoding DHHA1 domain-containing protein, which yields MYKLLTHNDLDGVGCGILATLAFGEDVDIRYNSISSLNEEVKKFLADETQHEKELWVTDLAVNEENEAAISEFILSGGKARLIDHHKTSEHLNAHDWAWIATKQEDGTQTSATSMLYDVLVDEGHLEKTKAVSEFVELVRQYDTWEWEKRQNEAAKQLNALLFLQSIEEFAGEMIERLQHSASFVFSDLEEKLLQVQDAQTARYIRKKRKQVVPVKIDTYLAGVVHAESYLSELGNDLGKTFPHLDLIVMVMMGTKRLSLRTIHDDIDVSAIAAKYGGGGHQKASGATLTEDAFELFVKNAFDLQTLRPDAADNRFNVPENDLGTLYANELNDKFLIVQQNRKYYIMKNQQPAEIGFASFEEAERHLKREEHAFLVTDHRFVKYLSERVKKQDLTVDQPVQKNQEN from the coding sequence ATGTATAAATTATTGACACATAATGACCTGGACGGTGTCGGCTGCGGTATTTTGGCGACACTTGCTTTTGGGGAGGATGTTGACATCCGTTATAATTCCATCAGCAGTCTGAATGAAGAAGTGAAGAAATTCCTTGCCGATGAAACCCAGCATGAGAAAGAACTATGGGTGACGGATTTGGCGGTGAATGAAGAAAATGAAGCCGCGATCAGCGAATTCATCCTATCTGGCGGCAAGGCCCGCCTTATCGATCATCATAAGACAAGTGAACATCTGAATGCTCATGATTGGGCGTGGATCGCGACTAAGCAAGAAGATGGAACGCAGACTTCAGCAACAAGTATGCTGTATGACGTCCTGGTGGATGAAGGACATCTGGAGAAAACAAAAGCGGTAAGCGAATTTGTCGAGCTTGTCCGCCAATATGATACATGGGAATGGGAAAAACGGCAGAATGAAGCTGCCAAGCAGCTGAATGCCCTTCTCTTCCTGCAAAGCATCGAGGAATTTGCAGGTGAAATGATAGAACGCCTGCAGCACAGTGCATCTTTCGTTTTCAGCGATTTGGAAGAAAAACTGCTGCAAGTCCAGGATGCCCAGACAGCACGTTATATTCGCAAGAAAAGGAAGCAAGTCGTGCCTGTCAAAATAGATACATATCTAGCGGGAGTCGTTCATGCAGAGTCCTACCTCTCTGAATTGGGAAATGATTTGGGTAAGACTTTCCCGCATCTTGATTTGATCGTCATGGTGATGATGGGTACCAAACGCTTGAGTCTCCGTACGATTCACGATGATATCGATGTATCAGCCATTGCGGCGAAATACGGTGGCGGCGGTCATCAAAAAGCTTCCGGAGCAACATTGACGGAAGATGCTTTTGAGCTGTTCGTAAAGAATGCTTTCGATTTGCAGACATTGCGGCCGGATGCTGCCGATAACCGTTTCAATGTGCCGGAAAACGATCTGGGAACGTTATATGCAAATGAGCTAAATGACAAATTCCTCATCGTCCAGCAAAATCGGAAATATTATATCATGAAAAATCAGCAGCCGGCTGAAATCGGCTTTGCATCTTTCGAGGAAGCGGAACGACATCTAAAACGGGAAGAGCACGCTTTCCTCGTCACAGATCATCGCTTTGTAAAATATTTGAGCGAACGTGTGAAGAAACAGGACCTTACCGTAGATCAGCCTGTCCAAAAGAATCAGGAGAACTAA
- the brnQ gene encoding branched-chain amino acid transport system II carrier protein, which yields MKKSIPFSYVIVTGFMLFALFFGAGNLIFPALLGQQSGTNVLTANIGFVITGVGLPLLAILAFAISGKNDLQDLASRAHPIFGLAFTVILYLSIGPLFAMPRTGTVSFEIGIQPFLPADAGPWPLLIYSILFFGITCFFSLKPAKIVDVVGKYLTPALLLSIAVLIITVLVNPIGSPQDPTEAYSSNAFFKGFQEGYLTMDTLAAFVFGIIVINSVKNIGITDRKSILGFTWKAALIAAALLALIYTSLSYLGATSVAGIGLLDNGGAVLAGVSESYYGSFGNVLLGLIVLGACLTTSIGLVTACSSYFSRLLPKVSYNVIAIALSAFSAVVANAGLANIITFSVPVLTIIYPLAIVLILLTFLHNAFAGSRAVYLISLLFTFAVSLMEGLNAAGIPIQGVQDFLTDNLPLYSLGLGWLLPAIIGAVIGFIVHLATGSNRNELKNAGVR from the coding sequence ATGAAAAAATCAATTCCCTTTTCTTATGTGATCGTCACTGGTTTCATGCTGTTCGCCCTTTTCTTCGGGGCAGGCAATCTGATTTTCCCTGCCCTTCTTGGCCAGCAGTCCGGGACTAATGTATTGACTGCCAACATCGGCTTTGTCATCACCGGTGTGGGGCTGCCGCTTCTTGCTATTTTAGCCTTCGCCATATCAGGCAAAAATGATTTGCAGGACTTGGCCAGCCGGGCTCATCCGATCTTCGGGCTTGCTTTCACCGTCATCTTGTATCTGTCCATCGGACCGTTATTTGCGATGCCGCGTACAGGCACAGTATCATTTGAAATCGGCATCCAGCCATTTCTGCCTGCTGATGCCGGACCATGGCCGCTGCTCATTTATTCCATCCTGTTCTTCGGGATTACCTGCTTCTTCTCTTTGAAACCGGCTAAAATCGTCGATGTGGTCGGTAAATATCTGACACCAGCCTTGCTGCTGTCCATTGCCGTGCTGATCATCACGGTCCTTGTCAATCCGATCGGCAGTCCGCAGGATCCAACGGAAGCTTACAGCAGCAACGCTTTCTTCAAAGGTTTCCAGGAAGGCTATCTGACAATGGATACACTTGCGGCGTTCGTATTCGGTATCATTGTCATCAACTCTGTGAAAAATATCGGCATCACGGACCGCAAAAGCATTCTAGGGTTCACATGGAAAGCAGCCTTGATCGCCGCGGCCCTGCTTGCTTTGATCTACACTTCCTTATCCTATCTTGGCGCAACAAGTGTAGCCGGCATTGGCTTGCTGGATAATGGCGGTGCCGTCCTGGCCGGGGTTTCCGAATCCTATTACGGAAGTTTCGGCAACGTCTTGCTTGGTTTGATTGTACTGGGTGCCTGCCTGACGACAAGCATCGGTTTGGTGACAGCATGCAGCAGCTATTTCAGCCGTCTGCTTCCTAAAGTCTCTTACAATGTTATCGCCATCGCACTATCTGCTTTCAGTGCTGTCGTCGCAAATGCCGGTTTGGCTAATATCATCACATTCAGCGTCCCGGTATTGACAATCATCTATCCGCTGGCCATCGTCTTGATTTTACTGACTTTCTTGCATAATGCTTTCGCTGGAAGCAGAGCTGTCTACTTGATCAGCCTTCTTTTCACTTTTGCAGTCAGCCTGATGGAAGGCTTGAATGCAGCCGGAATACCGATCCAGGGAGTGCAGGATTTCCTGACAGATAATCTGCCGCTATACAGCCTGGGACTAGGCTGGCTATTGCCGGCAATCATTGGAGCTGTGATCGGATTCATCGTTCATTTAGCAACTGGGTCCAATCGTAACGAATTAAAAAATGCAGGTGTACGGTAA
- a CDS encoding aldo/keto reductase, which produces MQNHIPTLKLHDGSIFPAVGFGTYQLKGSQGVQAIRSAIDAGYRLLDTAYNYENEATVGQAIKQHGIPREEILVTSKLPGRYQKYDDAITAIQESLYRAGLDYYDLYLIHWPNPNQDHYVEAWQALLDARKWGLIRSVGVCNFLPEHLDRLKEETGELPVINQIELHPFFNQEEQRRYHEENGIVTESWSPLGRKTNLLQHPLLAEIAEKHGRTVSQIVLRWHYQLGSIAIPKSATPSRQLENIAIFDFELDQADMEKISGLTAADGRIADQDPAVYEEF; this is translated from the coding sequence ATGCAAAATCATATCCCTACCTTGAAACTGCACGACGGTTCGATTTTCCCTGCTGTCGGCTTCGGTACATATCAATTGAAAGGCAGCCAAGGCGTGCAGGCGATCCGCAGTGCAATCGATGCCGGCTATCGTCTTTTGGACACTGCGTATAATTATGAAAACGAGGCGACTGTCGGACAAGCGATAAAGCAGCATGGCATCCCCCGTGAGGAAATCCTGGTGACATCCAAGCTGCCTGGCCGTTACCAAAAATATGATGATGCGATTACAGCAATTCAGGAATCCCTTTATCGTGCTGGCCTGGATTATTATGACTTATATTTGATTCATTGGCCGAATCCGAATCAAGATCATTACGTCGAAGCCTGGCAGGCTTTGCTTGATGCACGTAAATGGGGTCTTATCCGTTCGGTTGGTGTATGCAACTTCCTGCCCGAACATTTGGACAGACTCAAGGAAGAAACCGGTGAGCTGCCAGTCATCAACCAGATCGAGCTGCATCCATTTTTCAATCAGGAGGAACAGCGGCGCTACCATGAGGAAAATGGCATCGTGACGGAATCCTGGAGTCCGCTCGGCAGAAAGACCAATCTGCTGCAGCATCCTTTACTTGCTGAGATCGCCGAAAAGCATGGCAGGACCGTTTCCCAAATTGTACTGCGCTGGCATTATCAGCTGGGTAGCATCGCCATCCCAAAATCAGCCACACCAAGCAGACAGCTTGAGAATATTGCCATCTTCGATTTCGAGCTTGATCAAGCCGACATGGAAAAAATCAGCGGGCTGACAGCTGCGGACGGAAGGATCGCCGATCAGGACCCGGCGGTATATGAAGAATTTTAA